One region of Hoeflea sp. 108 genomic DNA includes:
- the ppdK gene encoding pyruvate, phosphate dikinase, which yields MTKWVYRFGDGAAEGRAGDRNLLGGKGANLAEMCSLGLPVPPGFTVTTEACNWYYANGRAYPKTLEVDVREALDHIGALTGRSFGDPEKLLLVSVRSGARASMPGMMDTVLNLGLNDVTVEALARDAGDARFAYDSYRRFITMYSDVVLGLDHEVFEEILEDEKGRLGHELDTDFTAAEWQNVISLYKAKVEEELGRSFPQDPHEQLWGAIGAVFSSWMNHRAITYRRLHDIPESWGTAVNVQAMVFGNMGDTSATGVAFTRNPSTGEKMLYGEFLVNAQGEDVVAGIRTPQNITEAARIAAGSDKPSLQKLMPEAFANFVAISQRLEKHYRDMQDLEFTIERGKLWMLQTRSGKRTAKAALKIAVEMAAEGLISKEEAIGRIDPASLDQLLHPTIDPKAQREVIAVGLPASPGAATGEIVFSSDEAEEMKSAGRKVILVRIETSPEDIHGMHASEGILTTRGGMTSHAAVVARGMGKPCVSGAGSLRVDYRQGTLTVMGKVFRKGDIITIDGANGQVLKGAVPMLQPELSGDFAAIMEWADAARRMKVRTNAETPADARMARSFGAEGIGLCRTEHMFFDGDRIIAMREMILADTEKDRRKALDKLLPMQRSDFLELFEIMAGLPVTIRLLDPPLHEFLPKTEEEIAEVAEAMNVPADKLRQRTEALHEFNPMLGHRGCRLAVSYPEIAEMQARAIFEAAVEAGKKTGSPVVPEIMVPLVGLMKELDYVKARIDQVAQSVMQESGTKIDYLTGTMIELPRAAIRAHVIAEAAEFFSFGTNDLTQTTFGISRDDAASFLETYRQKGIIEQDPFVSLDIEGVGELVKIAAEKGRATRPEIKLGICGEHGGDPASIRFCESVGLDYVSCSPFRVPIARLAAAQAAVKAKG from the coding sequence ATGACCAAGTGGGTCTACAGGTTTGGCGATGGTGCTGCGGAAGGGCGCGCGGGCGACCGCAATCTGCTCGGCGGCAAGGGGGCTAATCTCGCCGAGATGTGCAGTCTCGGTCTGCCGGTGCCGCCTGGCTTTACCGTCACCACCGAGGCCTGCAACTGGTATTATGCCAACGGCCGCGCATACCCAAAGACGCTGGAAGTGGATGTCCGCGAAGCGCTCGACCATATCGGCGCACTGACAGGCCGCAGCTTCGGCGACCCGGAGAAGCTGCTGCTCGTCTCCGTCCGTTCCGGCGCGCGCGCGTCGATGCCGGGCATGATGGACACGGTCCTCAATCTCGGCCTCAATGACGTCACCGTCGAGGCGCTTGCCCGCGACGCTGGCGATGCGCGCTTCGCCTATGACAGCTATCGCCGCTTCATCACCATGTATTCCGATGTGGTGCTGGGCCTCGATCACGAGGTCTTCGAGGAGATTCTGGAAGACGAGAAGGGGCGGCTGGGTCACGAACTCGATACCGATTTCACCGCCGCCGAATGGCAGAACGTGATCTCGCTCTACAAGGCCAAGGTCGAGGAAGAACTCGGCCGGTCCTTCCCGCAAGATCCGCATGAGCAACTGTGGGGTGCCATCGGTGCGGTGTTCTCGAGCTGGATGAACCATCGAGCCATCACCTATCGCCGCCTGCACGACATTCCCGAGAGCTGGGGCACGGCCGTCAACGTCCAGGCCATGGTGTTCGGCAATATGGGCGACACCTCGGCCACTGGCGTCGCCTTTACCCGCAACCCCTCGACCGGCGAGAAGATGCTTTATGGCGAGTTCCTGGTGAATGCGCAGGGCGAGGACGTCGTTGCCGGCATCCGCACGCCGCAGAACATTACCGAGGCCGCACGCATCGCCGCCGGCTCCGACAAGCCGTCGCTGCAGAAGCTGATGCCCGAGGCATTCGCCAATTTCGTCGCGATTTCGCAGCGGCTCGAAAAGCACTACCGCGACATGCAGGACCTCGAATTCACCATCGAGCGCGGCAAGCTGTGGATGCTCCAGACCCGCTCGGGCAAGCGCACCGCCAAGGCCGCGCTCAAGATCGCCGTCGAGATGGCGGCAGAGGGGCTGATATCAAAGGAAGAGGCGATCGGCCGGATCGATCCTGCATCCCTCGACCAGCTGCTGCATCCGACCATCGACCCCAAGGCCCAGCGCGAGGTGATCGCGGTCGGTCTGCCGGCCTCGCCCGGTGCTGCCACCGGCGAGATCGTGTTCTCGTCCGACGAAGCCGAGGAGATGAAGTCGGCGGGCCGCAAGGTCATCCTCGTCCGCATCGAGACCAGCCCCGAGGACATCCACGGCATGCATGCCTCGGAAGGCATCCTGACGACGCGCGGCGGCATGACCAGCCACGCGGCGGTCGTTGCCCGCGGTATGGGAAAGCCCTGCGTCTCCGGTGCCGGCTCGCTGCGTGTCGACTATCGTCAGGGCACGCTGACGGTGATGGGCAAGGTCTTCCGCAAGGGCGACATCATCACCATCGACGGCGCCAACGGCCAGGTGCTGAAGGGTGCCGTGCCGATGCTGCAGCCCGAGCTGTCGGGCGACTTCGCTGCCATCATGGAATGGGCCGATGCAGCGCGGCGCATGAAGGTGCGCACCAATGCCGAGACGCCTGCCGATGCGCGCATGGCACGCTCCTTCGGGGCCGAGGGCATCGGGCTTTGCCGCACCGAGCACATGTTCTTCGATGGCGATCGCATCATCGCCATGCGCGAGATGATCCTCGCCGACACCGAGAAGGACCGCCGCAAGGCGCTCGACAAGCTTTTGCCGATGCAGCGTTCGGACTTCCTCGAGCTGTTCGAGATCATGGCTGGCCTGCCGGTGACGATCCGCCTGCTCGATCCGCCGCTGCACGAATTCCTGCCCAAGACTGAGGAGGAAATCGCAGAAGTGGCCGAGGCGATGAACGTGCCGGCCGACAAGCTGCGCCAGCGCACCGAGGCCCTGCACGAATTCAACCCGATGCTCGGCCATCGTGGCTGCCGCCTGGCTGTCTCTTATCCCGAGATCGCCGAGATGCAGGCGCGCGCTATCTTCGAGGCGGCCGTCGAGGCCGGCAAGAAGACCGGAAGCCCCGTCGTTCCCGAAATCATGGTGCCGCTGGTGGGCCTGATGAAGGAACTCGACTACGTCAAGGCGCGCATCGACCAGGTCGCCCAGAGCGTCATGCAGGAGAGCGGCACGAAGATCGACTACCTCACCGGCACGATGATCGAGCTGCCGCGTGCGGCGATCCGGGCGCATGTCATTGCCGAGGCGGCCGAGTTCTTCTCTTTCGGCACCAACGACCTGACGCAGACGACCTTCGGCATTTCGCGCGACGACGCGGCGTCCTTTCTCGAAACCTACCGGCAGAAGGGCATCATCGAGCAGGATCCGTTCGTGTCGCTCGACATCGAAGGCGTCGGCGAACTGGTGAAGATCGCTGCCGAAAAGGGCAGGGCGACGCGGCCCGAGATCAAGCTCGGCATCTGCGGCGAGCATGGCGGTGATCCGGCCTCGATCCGTTTCTGCGAAAGCGTCGGGCTGGACTACGTCTCGTGCTCGCCTTTCCGCGTGCCGATCGCCCGGCTTGCGGCTGCGCAAGCGGCGGTGAAAGCGAAGGGGTAA
- a CDS encoding DUF1499 domain-containing protein, translating into MVEYQSRYLEPRTTRAAGLSRGMASFSAVLLITAVLGHRRGLIDTVAFFWVLGIVALLAAFALLLSGFAFSRLWKFGDQGGHDLTIGALLALVVLAPFALTAYQIAAYPMLRDISSDTDDPPALTAAASLRTPDMNRIEPMTLGERTLQAQAYPLVAGRRYDLSLDRVLDSLVTVLNRQGWQIVVPPPPSEQAKGEVDIEAVARSFILSLPSDIAIRLVDDGDSTFVDMRSASRYGRHDLGDNAQRIIDFLTQLDQEIATQAGTATPAPAQ; encoded by the coding sequence ATGGTTGAGTATCAGTCGAGATATCTGGAGCCGCGCACCACGCGCGCCGCCGGCCTGTCCAGGGGAATGGCCTCGTTTTCCGCCGTCCTGTTGATCACCGCCGTGCTCGGTCATCGCCGCGGCCTGATCGACACCGTTGCCTTCTTCTGGGTGCTCGGCATCGTCGCTCTGCTTGCCGCTTTTGCGCTGCTTTTGTCAGGCTTTGCGTTTTCGCGCCTGTGGAAGTTCGGCGACCAGGGCGGGCACGACCTGACCATCGGCGCCTTGCTGGCACTTGTCGTGCTCGCGCCCTTTGCGCTGACCGCCTACCAGATCGCCGCCTATCCGATGCTGCGCGACATCTCGTCCGACACCGACGATCCGCCTGCGCTGACGGCGGCCGCCTCGCTGCGCACACCCGACATGAACCGCATCGAGCCGATGACGCTTGGCGAGCGCACACTGCAGGCGCAGGCCTATCCGCTCGTTGCCGGCAGGCGCTACGATCTGTCGCTCGACCGCGTGCTCGACAGCCTTGTGACGGTGCTCAATCGGCAAGGCTGGCAGATCGTCGTGCCGCCGCCGCCGTCGGAGCAGGCAAAGGGCGAGGTCGACATCGAGGCAGTGGCGCGCAGCTTCATCCTGTCGCTGCCGTCGGATATTGCGATCAGGCTCGTCGACGACGGCGATTCCACCTTCGTCGACATGCGCTCTGCCTCGCGCTACGGCCGTCACGACCTCGGCGACAACGCCCAGCGCATCATCGACTTCCTCACTCAACTCGACCAGGAAATCGCAACCCAGGCCGGAACCGCCACGCCGGCACCAGCGCAATAG
- a CDS encoding polysaccharide deacetylase family protein → MRMPGRFLIGAALAALLASQASAAALLEPRLHLKPSGEARPRVALTLDACGGATDARILSTLVDNKIPATIFVTGMWLKRNAAAFAIMKAHPELFELENHGARHIPAVDTPHKIYGLKSAGSVEAVQAEVEAGALALTERGGPAPKWFRGATAQYSPTSIALIRQMGFRIAGYSVNGDGGSLLGARETERRVASAKDGDVIIAHINQPTHAAGGGLVKGLLALKAKGYDFVRLDDVEDDGTDDTTN, encoded by the coding sequence ATGCGCATGCCCGGCAGGTTTTTGATTGGTGCGGCTCTGGCCGCACTTCTGGCATCTCAGGCTTCCGCCGCAGCCCTGCTGGAACCGAGACTGCATCTCAAGCCGTCGGGTGAAGCGCGACCGCGGGTGGCGCTGACGCTTGATGCCTGCGGCGGAGCGACCGATGCGCGCATTCTTTCCACGCTCGTCGACAACAAGATCCCCGCGACGATCTTCGTCACCGGCATGTGGCTGAAGCGCAATGCGGCGGCCTTTGCCATCATGAAGGCGCATCCCGAGTTGTTTGAACTCGAAAACCATGGCGCTCGGCACATTCCCGCCGTCGACACCCCGCACAAGATCTATGGGTTGAAGAGCGCCGGCAGCGTCGAGGCGGTGCAGGCCGAAGTCGAGGCCGGTGCGCTGGCGCTGACCGAACGTGGCGGGCCTGCACCGAAATGGTTCCGCGGCGCCACGGCGCAATACAGTCCGACCTCGATCGCGCTGATCCGCCAGATGGGCTTCCGCATCGCCGGCTATTCGGTCAATGGCGACGGCGGCTCGCTGCTCGGCGCACGCGAGACAGAAAGGCGTGTCGCCTCCGCCAAGGACGGTGACGTCATCATCGCCCACATCAACCAGCCGACCCACGCGGCCGGCGGCGGGCTGGTCAAGGGCCTGCTGGCGCTCAAGGCCAAGGGTTATGACTTCGTGCGGCTGGACGATGTCGAGGACGACGGCACCGACGACACGACGAACTGA
- a CDS encoding protein-tyrosine phosphatase family protein, protein MTFPALTVCGIEELPDQSGRKVTHVLSILDPNHPGVDAFDAYPAHSRTTLRFHDIIDPEPNKLMPQPEHVGDVIRFAEHLKADAEGGHVLVHCHKGISRSTAAMLTLMAAASPEEDAESLFARLAAIRPQAWPSSLMVRLADEQLGRRGSLVAALRRHYGRQIVAMPHYVDFMTGIGRRAEVEMAEA, encoded by the coding sequence ATGACTTTCCCAGCCTTGACCGTTTGCGGAATTGAAGAACTGCCCGACCAGAGCGGCCGCAAGGTGACGCATGTGTTGTCGATCCTTGACCCGAACCATCCCGGGGTCGACGCATTCGACGCCTATCCGGCCCACAGCCGCACGACGCTGCGTTTCCATGACATCATCGATCCCGAGCCGAACAAGCTGATGCCGCAACCCGAACATGTCGGCGACGTCATCCGGTTTGCCGAGCATCTGAAGGCAGACGCCGAAGGCGGACACGTGCTGGTCCATTGCCACAAAGGGATTTCGCGCTCGACGGCGGCGATGCTCACCTTGATGGCAGCAGCCAGCCCGGAGGAGGACGCCGAGAGCCTGTTTGCCAGGCTTGCTGCGATCCGTCCCCAGGCATGGCCGAGTTCCCTGATGGTTCGCCTCGCCGACGAACAACTCGGCCGCCGCGGCAGCCTCGTCGCAGCGCTCCGCCGCCACTATGGCCGACAGATCGTGGCGATGCCGCACTATGTCGACTTCATGACCGGCATCGGCCGCCGCGCCGAAGTCGAAATGGCCGAGGCCTGA
- a CDS encoding biotin transporter BioY: MAVASSNSTALISAALPEKGATRLATQLLLAVAGSLLLVASAKTKVVLGPVDMSLQTLAVLGIGAAFGLRLGVATLMLYMAQGAMGYPVFQSTPEKGIGIAYMLGSTGGYLLGFVAMAAIVGWAVDRGWGRSIVKMLGAMLVAEVVMMALGFSWLSLLIGAEKSWQFGVVPFIVPDLIKVALAAAAVPAIWALMPKKG; this comes from the coding sequence ATGGCCGTTGCATCCAGCAATTCCACCGCGCTCATCTCTGCCGCGCTGCCCGAAAAGGGTGCGACGCGCCTTGCGACCCAGCTTCTGCTGGCCGTTGCCGGCTCGCTGCTGCTCGTTGCTTCGGCCAAGACCAAGGTCGTGCTCGGCCCGGTCGACATGTCGCTGCAGACGCTTGCCGTTCTCGGCATCGGCGCAGCCTTCGGCCTCCGTCTCGGCGTCGCAACGCTGATGCTTTACATGGCCCAGGGCGCCATGGGCTATCCGGTGTTCCAGAGCACGCCTGAGAAGGGCATTGGCATCGCCTACATGCTCGGCTCGACCGGCGGCTATCTGCTGGGCTTTGTCGCCATGGCCGCAATCGTCGGCTGGGCAGTCGACCGCGGCTGGGGCCGCAGCATCGTCAAGATGCTCGGCGCGATGCTCGTGGCCGAAGTCGTGATGATGGCGCTCGGCTTCTCCTGGCTTTCGCTGCTCATCGGCGCCGAGAAGTCCTGGCAGTTCGGCGTCGTGCCGTTCATCGTGCCGGACCTGATCAAGGTTGCGCTCGCCGCCGCCGCCGTGCCGGCGATCTGGGCGCTGATGCCCAAGAAGGGCTGA
- a CDS encoding NAD-dependent epimerase, producing MTVLVTGTAGFIGFHVARRLLAEGYEVVGFDNVTDYYDTSLKRARLELLAAHKDFRFIEANLADADAVRSAFACKPEFVVHLAAQAGVRYSLENPQAYVDANVTGFLNILENCRATAPTHLLYASSSSVYGGNKKQPYSPRDSVDHPVSLYAATKKANELMAHTYSHLFGVPATGLRFFTVYGPWGRPDMAYYKFTKAIFAGEAIDIYNNGDMYRDFTYVDDIVEGIVRLLGRPPVADPNYDVAAGGASGSWAPHRVVNIGNRRKEHLMEMVRVLERATGREAVKRFLPLQPGDVLSTWADVSDLEALIGELPHTPIEDGLLRFVDWYGRYHKVQ from the coding sequence ATGACCGTTCTCGTCACCGGCACGGCCGGCTTTATCGGCTTCCATGTCGCCCGGCGTCTTTTGGCCGAGGGCTACGAGGTAGTCGGTTTCGACAACGTCACCGACTACTACGACACATCGTTGAAGCGGGCGCGGCTGGAACTGCTGGCCGCCCACAAGGACTTTCGCTTCATCGAAGCCAATCTCGCCGATGCGGATGCCGTGCGTTCGGCCTTTGCCTGCAAACCCGAATTCGTCGTCCATCTCGCCGCGCAGGCCGGCGTGCGCTACTCGCTCGAAAATCCGCAGGCTTATGTCGACGCCAATGTCACCGGCTTCCTGAACATCCTCGAGAACTGCCGGGCGACGGCGCCCACGCATCTGCTCTATGCCTCATCCAGCTCGGTTTATGGCGGCAACAAGAAGCAGCCCTATTCGCCGCGCGACAGCGTCGACCATCCTGTCAGCCTCTATGCCGCCACCAAGAAGGCCAACGAATTGATGGCGCATACCTACAGCCATCTCTTCGGCGTACCGGCGACGGGACTGCGCTTCTTCACCGTCTATGGCCCGTGGGGCCGGCCCGATATGGCCTACTACAAGTTCACCAAGGCGATCTTCGCTGGCGAGGCCATCGACATCTACAACAATGGCGACATGTACCGCGACTTCACCTATGTCGACGACATTGTCGAAGGGATCGTGCGCCTGCTCGGCCGGCCTCCGGTTGCCGACCCCAACTACGATGTTGCTGCAGGCGGCGCGTCGGGCAGCTGGGCGCCACATCGGGTGGTCAATATCGGCAACCGCCGCAAGGAACATCTGATGGAGATGGTCCGCGTCCTCGAACGCGCAACCGGTCGCGAGGCGGTGAAGCGCTTCCTGCCGCTGCAGCCCGGCGACGTGCTCAGCACCTGGGCCGATGTCAGCGACCTTGAAGCACTGATCGGCGAACTGCCGCATACGCCGATCGAGGACGGGTTGCTGCGCTTTGTCGACTGGTACGGGCGTTATCACAAGGTGCAATAG
- a CDS encoding VOC family protein yields MKKTGKLDYLEMAAGGGTLDSVKSFYSAAFGWTFTDYGPGYSAFDEGIEGGFQSDAPSAKPLPVLYSEKLEDTLAAVLDAGGKIVQPIFPFPGGRRFHFIDPAGNELAVWGE; encoded by the coding sequence ATGAAGAAGACCGGCAAGCTCGACTATCTCGAAATGGCCGCCGGCGGCGGCACGCTCGACAGCGTCAAGTCTTTCTACAGCGCCGCTTTCGGCTGGACCTTCACCGACTATGGCCCCGGCTATTCGGCCTTCGACGAAGGCATCGAAGGCGGCTTCCAGTCGGATGCGCCGTCGGCCAAGCCGCTGCCAGTGCTCTATTCGGAAAAGCTCGAGGACACCCTGGCAGCCGTGCTGGATGCCGGCGGCAAGATCGTGCAGCCGATCTTCCCGTTCCCCGGCGGCCGGCGTTTCCACTTCATCGACCCGGCCGGCAACGAGCTCGCCGTGTGGGGTGAATAG
- a CDS encoding long-chain-fatty-acid--CoA ligase produces MLGLMQEWPLLCHKIMDHAARQHPHREVVSRSVEGPIVRTTYSELRTRSLKVAQRLERDGHKVGDRIATLAWNTARHMEAWYGIMGMGAVYHTLNPRLFPEQLVWIMKHAQDQALFVDLTFMPLVEKIAPHIASLRQIIVLSDAAHLPPTALPNVVAYEEWLAEADSDFAWKDLDEHAAAGMCYTSGTTGDPKGVVYSHRSNILHAMIAVMPDAMGISARDVVMPVVPMFHANAWGLAQSTPMVGAKMVMPGGKMDGASIYEMLDTERVSFTAAVPTIWLMLLQHLEETGKKLPHLDRVVIGGSACPRAVTEKFERNYGVEVIHAWGMTEMSPLGTLCTIKPEYQELEGNDRLSIQQKQGYTPFGVEMKVTDDDNKELPWDGKTFGRLKVRGPAVSASYFGGASAEQFDREGWFDTGDVAHIDEHGYMQITDRSKDVIKSGGEWISSIELENLAVGHPDVQEAAVIGVRHSRWDERPLLVIVRKQGKEPAKTDILAFLDGKVAKWWMPDDVAFVDEIPHTATGKIQKMELRERFRDYRLPTDSA; encoded by the coding sequence ATGCTCGGACTGATGCAGGAATGGCCTCTGCTGTGCCACAAGATCATGGACCATGCCGCCCGACAGCACCCGCACCGCGAGGTCGTGTCGAGGTCGGTCGAGGGACCGATCGTGCGCACGACTTATTCCGAGCTTCGGACGAGGTCGCTGAAGGTCGCCCAGAGGCTCGAACGTGATGGCCACAAGGTCGGTGACCGCATCGCCACGCTGGCCTGGAACACCGCCCGCCACATGGAAGCCTGGTACGGCATCATGGGCATGGGGGCAGTCTACCACACGCTCAACCCGCGCCTTTTCCCCGAACAGCTTGTCTGGATCATGAAGCATGCGCAGGATCAGGCGCTGTTCGTCGATCTCACCTTCATGCCGCTGGTCGAAAAGATCGCGCCGCATATCGCCTCGTTGCGCCAGATCATCGTGCTGTCCGATGCCGCCCATTTGCCACCGACAGCGCTGCCCAATGTCGTGGCCTATGAGGAGTGGCTGGCCGAGGCCGACAGCGACTTTGCCTGGAAGGACCTCGACGAACATGCCGCCGCCGGCATGTGCTACACCTCGGGCACGACGGGCGATCCCAAGGGCGTGGTCTACAGCCACCGCTCCAACATTCTCCATGCGATGATCGCGGTCATGCCGGATGCCATGGGCATCTCGGCACGCGACGTGGTCATGCCGGTGGTGCCGATGTTCCACGCCAATGCCTGGGGGCTCGCGCAGAGCACGCCGATGGTCGGCGCCAAGATGGTCATGCCCGGCGGCAAGATGGACGGCGCCTCGATCTACGAGATGCTCGACACGGAGCGCGTCAGCTTCACGGCGGCGGTGCCGACGATCTGGCTGATGCTGCTGCAGCATCTGGAGGAGACCGGCAAGAAGCTGCCGCATCTCGACAGGGTCGTCATCGGCGGCTCGGCCTGCCCGCGCGCCGTCACCGAGAAATTCGAGCGCAACTACGGGGTCGAGGTGATCCATGCCTGGGGCATGACCGAAATGTCGCCGCTCGGCACCTTGTGCACCATCAAGCCGGAGTATCAGGAACTGGAGGGCAACGATCGCCTGAGCATCCAGCAGAAGCAGGGATACACGCCGTTCGGCGTCGAGATGAAGGTCACCGACGACGACAACAAGGAATTGCCCTGGGACGGCAAGACTTTCGGGCGCCTGAAGGTGAGGGGGCCGGCGGTGTCGGCGTCCTATTTCGGTGGGGCGAGCGCCGAGCAGTTCGACCGTGAGGGCTGGTTCGATACCGGCGACGTCGCCCATATCGACGAACATGGCTATATGCAGATCACCGACCGTTCCAAGGACGTGATCAAGTCGGGCGGCGAGTGGATTTCCTCGATCGAGCTGGAGAACCTGGCTGTCGGCCATCCCGACGTGCAGGAGGCGGCGGTCATCGGCGTGAGGCACTCGCGCTGGGACGAACGGCCGTTGCTGGTGATCGTGCGCAAGCAGGGCAAGGAGCCGGCGAAGACGGACATCCTGGCCTTCCTCGATGGCAAGGTTGCCAAGTGGTGGATGCCCGATGACGTGGCCTTCGTCGATGAGATACCGCACACGGCAACGGGCAAGATACAGAAGATGGAGTTGCGCGAGCGCTTCAGGGATTATCGCCTGCCCACCGATAGCGCCTGA
- a CDS encoding MBL fold metallo-hydrolase, which yields MSLDFDTRFEPAYGEAVAIAKGVARMTVNNPSPFTFHGTNSYILGTDTLAVIDPGPDDDTHLEALIRAIAGRPVSHIFVSHTHRDHSPLAARLKALTGARTVAEGPHRSARPLHLGEVPAMDASSDTDFMPDIVVRDGEVVEGDGWRICTVLTPGHAANHAAFALEGTGILFSADHVMAWSTSIVAPPDGAMSDYMASLDKLIERNDRIYLPGHGGPVTAPKKFVRGLKAHRKMRERAIIERLNAGDRTIPDIVKAIYRDTDPRLYGAAGLSVFAHLEDLVERGKATSDEAPSLTGIYLPAR from the coding sequence ATGTCGCTTGATTTCGATACACGCTTCGAGCCTGCCTATGGCGAAGCCGTCGCCATCGCCAAAGGGGTGGCCCGGATGACCGTCAACAATCCCAGCCCCTTCACTTTCCACGGCACCAACAGCTATATCCTGGGCACCGACACGCTTGCGGTCATCGACCCAGGCCCCGACGACGATACCCATCTCGAAGCGCTTATCCGGGCAATCGCGGGCCGTCCAGTCAGCCACATCTTCGTCAGCCACACCCACCGCGACCACTCTCCGCTCGCCGCCCGGCTCAAGGCGCTGACCGGCGCCAGGACGGTCGCCGAGGGCCCACACCGCTCGGCGCGTCCGCTGCATCTCGGCGAGGTTCCGGCAATGGACGCCTCGAGCGACACGGACTTCATGCCTGACATCGTCGTCCGCGACGGCGAGGTGGTCGAGGGCGACGGTTGGCGCATCTGCACCGTGCTGACCCCGGGCCACGCGGCGAATCACGCGGCCTTCGCGCTCGAAGGCACGGGCATCCTGTTTTCGGCGGACCATGTGATGGCGTGGTCGACCTCGATCGTGGCACCGCCCGACGGAGCAATGTCCGATTACATGGCCTCGCTCGACAAGCTGATCGAACGCAACGACCGCATCTACCTGCCTGGCCATGGCGGTCCTGTCACCGCGCCTAAGAAGTTCGTGCGCGGCCTCAAGGCGCATCGGAAGATGCGCGAGCGTGCCATCATCGAGCGATTGAATGCCGGCGACCGCACCATTCCCGACATCGTCAAGGCGATCTACCGCGACACCGACCCACGCCTTTATGGCGCGGCCGGCCTGTCGGTCTTCGCCCATCTCGAAGATCTGGTCGAGCGCGGCAAGGCAACGTCAGACGAGGCTCCATCGCTAACCGGCATCTATCTGCCGGCAAGATAG
- the cysD gene encoding sulfate adenylyltransferase subunit CysD: MLARLTHLDRLEAEAIHIFREVAATFSKPVMLYSVGKDSSVLLHLAMKAFYPAKPPFPFLHVDTTWKFREMIEFRDQMARELGFDLLVHVNPDGVRDNINPFDHGSNTHTHVMKTVGLRQALDKYGFDAAFGGARRDEEKSRAKERIFSFRNAQHAWDPKNQRPEMWKIYNTRVSPGESIRVFPLSNWTELDIWQYILQENIPIVPLYYAKQRPVVERDGMLILRDDDRMKLRPGEVVENRLVRFRTLGCYPLTGAIDSDADSLEAIVSEMLTARTSERQGRLIDRDEAGSMEKKKREGYF; this comes from the coding sequence ATGCTTGCCAGACTGACGCATCTGGACCGTCTCGAAGCCGAGGCGATCCATATTTTCCGCGAGGTCGCGGCCACCTTTTCCAAGCCGGTGATGCTCTATTCCGTTGGCAAAGATTCCTCGGTGCTGCTGCACCTGGCGATGAAGGCCTTCTATCCGGCCAAGCCACCGTTCCCGTTCCTGCATGTCGACACGACCTGGAAGTTCCGCGAGATGATCGAGTTCCGCGACCAGATGGCGCGCGAGCTCGGCTTCGATCTCCTGGTCCACGTCAATCCCGACGGCGTGCGCGACAACATCAACCCGTTCGATCATGGTTCGAACACGCATACGCATGTGATGAAGACGGTCGGGTTGCGTCAGGCGCTCGACAAATATGGCTTCGACGCGGCCTTCGGCGGCGCCCGCCGCGACGAGGAGAAGTCGCGTGCCAAGGAGCGTATCTTCTCCTTCCGCAACGCCCAGCATGCCTGGGACCCGAAGAACCAGCGGCCGGAAATGTGGAAGATCTACAACACCCGCGTTTCACCGGGTGAGTCGATCCGTGTGTTTCCGCTCTCCAATTGGACCGAGCTCGATATCTGGCAGTATATCCTGCAGGAAAACATCCCGATCGTGCCACTCTATTACGCCAAGCAGCGCCCTGTGGTCGAACGCGACGGCATGCTGATCCTGCGCGACGATGACCGCATGAAGCTGCGCCCCGGCGAGGTGGTGGAGAACCGGCTGGTGCGCTTCCGCACGCTTGGCTGCTACCCGCTGACCGGCGCCATCGACTCCGATGCCGACAGCCTCGAAGCCATCGTCAGCGAAATGCTGACCGCCCGCACCTCCGAACGGCAGGGTCGCCTGATCGACCGTGACGAAGCCGGCTCGATGGAAAAGAAGAAGCGCGAAGGGTACTTCTGA